Proteins encoded within one genomic window of Actinoplanes octamycinicus:
- a CDS encoding response regulator transcription factor, whose product MRILVVEDDAAVRDSLARTLRFEGYQVEIAGDGLQALDAVRAGEPDALILDVSMPRMDGLEACRQLRADGVFLPVLMLTARDSVGDRVAGLDAGADDYLVKPFALQELLARIRALLRRSALATPSGSAPEEAEAGEWLVFSDVRLNPRTREVQRAGRALRLTRTEFDILEAFLRHPRQVLSRAALFEQVWGYDFGEQSNSLHVYLGYLRRKLEAEGEPRLLHTVRGVGFVLREEPL is encoded by the coding sequence ATGCGGATCCTGGTGGTGGAGGACGACGCGGCGGTGCGCGACTCGCTCGCGCGCACGCTGCGCTTCGAGGGATATCAGGTGGAGATCGCCGGCGACGGGCTGCAGGCCCTCGACGCGGTCCGGGCCGGCGAGCCGGACGCGCTGATCCTCGACGTCAGCATGCCGCGGATGGACGGGCTGGAGGCCTGCCGGCAGCTGCGCGCCGACGGCGTCTTCCTGCCGGTGCTGATGCTCACCGCCCGGGACAGCGTCGGCGACCGGGTCGCCGGGCTGGACGCCGGTGCCGACGACTACCTGGTCAAACCATTCGCCCTGCAGGAGCTGCTGGCCCGGATCCGGGCGCTGCTGCGCCGGTCCGCGCTGGCCACGCCGTCCGGCTCGGCGCCGGAGGAGGCCGAGGCGGGGGAGTGGCTGGTCTTCTCCGACGTCCGGCTCAACCCGCGCACCCGGGAGGTCCAGCGCGCCGGGCGGGCGCTCCGGCTCACCCGCACCGAGTTCGACATCCTCGAGGCGTTCCTCCGGCACCCGCGTCAGGTGCTCAGCCGGGCCGCGCTGTTCGAGCAGGTCTGGGGTTACGACTTCGGCGAGCAGTCCAACAGCCTGCACGTCTACCTGGGTTACCTGCGGCGCAAGCTGGAGGCGGAGG
- a CDS encoding FMN-binding protein encodes MRRITLWMLSTVAVLVLLFSYRTSTNSVAPAAAAVAPVSGSSSGSSSGSSSGSSSGSSSGSSSGSAAGKTYAGSTVSTRWGDVQVQITVADGRITAVSVPVYPTGNHKDQEINARAIPTLVQETLDAQSADIDTVSGATVTSDGYLQSLQAALDAADLS; translated from the coding sequence ATGCGTCGTATCACCCTGTGGATGCTGTCCACCGTCGCCGTGCTGGTGCTGCTGTTCAGCTACCGGACCAGCACCAACAGCGTCGCGCCGGCGGCGGCTGCCGTCGCGCCGGTCTCCGGCTCGTCCTCCGGTTCTTCCTCCGGCTCCTCGTCCGGTTCTTCGTCGGGTTCTTCGTCCGGTTCTTCGTCCGGCTCCGCGGCCGGGAAGACCTACGCCGGGTCGACCGTGTCCACCCGGTGGGGCGACGTCCAGGTCCAGATCACCGTGGCCGACGGCAGGATCACGGCGGTCTCGGTGCCGGTCTACCCGACCGGGAACCACAAGGACCAGGAGATCAACGCCCGGGCCATCCCGACGCTGGTCCAGGAGACGCTGGACGCGCAGAGCGCGGACATCGACACCGTCTCCGGGGCCACCGTGACCAGCGACGGGTACCTCCAGTCGCTGCAGGCCGCGCTCGATGCCGCGGACCTGAGCTGA
- a CDS encoding ferredoxin reductase family protein, whose protein sequence is MTASAVRARLLSSVAALSLLVVVALWAGNGGDLSLSSLGRLTGLLASDLMLLQVLLMARIPLVERAFGQDRLARWHRWTGFGSFWLMVVHIVTITGFLTELWDMIVNYPGMLLAVAGTLALVMVVVTSIRAARRRLRYESWHLLHLYAYLGVGLALPHQLWTGSDFVGSTAATVYWWTLYGLSAGAVLVYRVGLPAWRNWRHRLVVTRVVPEGPGLTSVYLTGERLGELPARAGQFFQWRFLDGPGWSRANPYSLSATPHGDQLRITVKNLGDGSSRVAGLRPGTRVLVEGPYGKLTGEHYTGGPVVLVACGIGVTPLLSLLGELPYQPGEATLIYRVRTEAELAFRSELEWFARHRGVRVVTLLGPRADHPSWLPADLAGHGGAATLRQIVPQVAASHLYVCGPEAWAESVRGAALEAGVAADRLHTELFSW, encoded by the coding sequence ATGACAGCTTCAGCCGTGCGCGCCCGGCTCCTCAGCTCGGTCGCGGCGCTCAGCCTCCTGGTCGTCGTCGCCCTCTGGGCGGGCAACGGCGGCGACCTCTCCCTCTCGTCGCTGGGACGGCTGACCGGGCTGCTCGCCTCCGACCTGATGCTGCTGCAGGTGCTGCTGATGGCCCGGATCCCGCTGGTCGAGCGGGCGTTCGGGCAGGACCGGCTGGCGCGCTGGCACCGGTGGACCGGGTTCGGCTCGTTCTGGCTGATGGTCGTGCACATCGTGACGATCACCGGGTTCCTCACCGAGCTGTGGGACATGATCGTGAACTACCCCGGGATGCTGCTCGCCGTCGCCGGCACATTGGCGCTGGTCATGGTGGTGGTGACGTCGATCCGGGCGGCACGGCGGAGGCTTCGGTACGAGTCGTGGCACCTGCTGCACCTGTACGCGTACCTGGGGGTCGGGCTGGCCCTGCCGCACCAGTTGTGGACCGGTTCCGACTTCGTCGGCTCGACCGCCGCCACGGTGTACTGGTGGACCCTCTACGGGCTGTCCGCCGGGGCGGTGCTGGTGTACCGGGTCGGGCTGCCGGCCTGGCGCAACTGGCGGCACCGGCTGGTGGTGACCCGGGTGGTGCCCGAAGGACCCGGGCTGACCTCGGTGTACCTGACCGGGGAACGGCTCGGGGAGCTGCCGGCACGGGCCGGGCAGTTCTTCCAGTGGCGGTTCCTGGACGGGCCCGGGTGGAGCCGGGCCAACCCGTACTCGCTCTCCGCCACCCCGCACGGCGACCAGCTGCGGATCACCGTGAAGAACCTGGGAGACGGCAGCTCCCGGGTGGCCGGACTGCGCCCCGGGACCCGGGTGCTGGTCGAGGGGCCGTACGGGAAGCTGACCGGGGAGCACTACACCGGCGGGCCGGTGGTGCTGGTGGCCTGCGGGATCGGCGTGACGCCACTGCTGTCACTGCTCGGCGAGTTGCCCTACCAGCCCGGCGAGGCGACCCTGATCTACCGGGTGCGGACCGAGGCGGAGCTGGCCTTCCGGTCCGAGCTGGAATGGTTCGCCCGGCACCGCGGGGTGCGGGTGGTGACCCTGCTCGGGCCGCGCGCCGACCACCCCAGCTGGCTGCCGGCGGATCTGGCCGGGCACGGCGGCGCCGCTACGTTGCGGCAGATCGTGCCCCAGGTGGCCGCTTCCCATCTGTACGTCTGCGGGCCGGAGGCGTGGGCCGAGTCGGTGCGGGGCGCCGCGCTCGAGGCCGGGGTCGCCGCCGACCGGCTGCACACCGAACTCTTCTCCTGGTAA
- a CDS encoding DUF4956 domain-containing protein: MNALVAAAADLLAIGVLTFGVYFPRHHRRDLVAAFLGVNIGVLAVSTVLGAENVGAGLGLGLFGVLSIIRLRSDEISQHEVAYYFAALALGLLTGLGGLDVITGSLMALIVAALWFGDHPGLFKRYRHQTLRLDSAHTDETALRAHLERVLGGSVVNLSIKQVDLVNDSTLVEVRYLAPAGRAARVPVA, encoded by the coding sequence GTGAACGCTCTTGTTGCCGCAGCCGCGGATCTCCTGGCGATCGGCGTCCTCACGTTCGGCGTCTACTTCCCCCGGCACCACCGGCGCGACCTGGTCGCCGCCTTCCTGGGCGTGAACATCGGCGTGCTCGCGGTGTCCACCGTGCTCGGCGCGGAGAACGTCGGCGCGGGCCTCGGCCTGGGCCTGTTCGGCGTGCTCTCGATCATCCGGTTGCGCTCCGACGAGATCTCCCAGCACGAGGTCGCCTACTACTTCGCGGCGCTGGCGCTGGGCCTGCTCACCGGCCTCGGCGGCCTGGACGTGATCACCGGCTCGCTGATGGCGCTGATCGTCGCGGCGCTCTGGTTCGGCGACCACCCGGGCCTGTTCAAGCGGTACCGGCACCAGACGCTCCGGCTGGACAGCGCGCACACCGACGAGACCGCCCTGCGCGCCCACCTGGAGCGGGTCCTCGGCGGCAGCGTGGTGAACCTGTCGATCAAGCAGGTGGACCTGGTCAACGACAGCACCCTGGTCGAGGTCCGCTACCTGGCGCCGGCCGGCCGCGCGGCACGGGTGCCGGTCGCATGA